From a single Candidatus Brevundimonas phytovorans genomic region:
- a CDS encoding riboflavin synthase: protein MFTGIVTDIGRVRSVRQTDRDRRYEVETVWDTATIDLGASISHAGCCLTVTEKGEGWFAVEVSGETLSKTKLGDWAEDTRVNLERAAKLGDELGGHIVSGHVDGLGEVVSITPDGGSHRIVIEAPAPLHRFIAPKGSITVDGVSLTVNGVQERRFDLNIIPHTWDATTLGGLKVGDKVNLEIDMLARYLARWQETA from the coding sequence ATGTTTACCGGCATCGTCACCGACATCGGCCGCGTCCGCAGCGTCCGCCAAACCGACCGCGACCGTCGCTATGAGGTCGAGACCGTGTGGGACACGGCCACCATCGACCTGGGCGCCTCCATCAGCCACGCGGGCTGCTGCCTGACCGTGACGGAGAAGGGCGAGGGCTGGTTTGCGGTCGAAGTGTCCGGCGAGACCCTGTCCAAGACCAAGCTGGGCGACTGGGCCGAGGACACGCGGGTCAATCTGGAGCGCGCCGCCAAGCTGGGCGACGAACTGGGCGGCCATATCGTCTCGGGCCATGTCGACGGTCTGGGCGAGGTGGTCTCCATCACGCCCGACGGCGGATCGCACCGCATCGTGATCGAGGCGCCCGCGCCGCTGCACCGTTTTATTGCGCCGAAGGGCTCAATCACCGTCGATGGGGTTTCCCTGACCGTGAATGGGGTGCAAGAGCGCCGCTTCGACTTGAACATCATTCCGCATACGTGGGATGCGACCACGCTTGGCGGCCTCAAGGTCGGCGACAAGGTCAACCTGGAGATCGACATGCTGGCGCGCTACCTCGCGCGGTGGCAGGAGACGGCGTGA
- a CDS encoding RibD family protein — MRPRITLKLATSLDGRIATASGESQWITGPEARQQGHRLRASHDAILVGVETVLADDPELTVRLSPSPLGGEGVVRSMTDEGAGSARSSSEVEGVLKVPLIRAASPPTFSPEGRRNPLRVVLDSRLRTPITAKVASGNTLIFTLGAVHAIGQAEVVAVAASDGRPAIAAVLDALTARGVTSLLIEGGGRVAASFLTAGVVDAIEWFRAPILLGGEGRPCVASLALAKLADAPKFRRLGVEPVGDDLWERYARFDG, encoded by the coding sequence ATGCGCCCGCGCATCACCCTGAAGCTGGCGACGTCGCTGGACGGGCGCATCGCCACGGCCTCGGGCGAAAGCCAGTGGATCACCGGGCCAGAGGCGCGCCAGCAGGGCCACCGCCTGCGCGCGAGCCATGACGCCATCCTGGTCGGCGTCGAGACCGTGCTGGCCGACGATCCCGAACTGACGGTCAGACTTTCCCCTTCTCCCCTCGGGGGAGAAGGTGTCGTGCGGAGCATGACGGATGAGGGGGCGGGTTCAGCGCGCTCATCGTCAGAGGTCGAGGGCGTATTAAAGGTCCCCCTCATCCGAGCGGCTTCGCCGCCCACCTTCTCCCCCGAGGGGAGAAGAAATCCGTTGCGCGTCGTTCTTGATAGCCGTCTGCGGACGCCCATCACGGCCAAGGTCGCCAGCGGGAACACGCTGATCTTCACGCTAGGGGCTGTTCACGCCATCGGCCAGGCCGAGGTCGTCGCGGTCGCCGCCTCCGACGGCCGCCCCGCCATCGCCGCCGTCCTCGACGCCCTGACCGCCCGCGGCGTCACCTCCCTGCTGATCGAGGGCGGGGGGCGCGTCGCCGCCTCCTTCCTCACGGCGGGCGTGGTGGACGCCATCGAGTGGTTCCGCGCGCCCATTCTGCTGGGCGGAGAGGGGAGGCCCTGCGTCGCCTCTCTGGCGCTTGCAAAGCTGGCCGACGCCCCCAAGTTCCGTCGTCTGGGCGTAGAGCCTGTCGGAGACGACCTGTGGGAACGCTACGCGCGCTTCGACGGCTGA
- the nrdR gene encoding transcriptional regulator NrdR has protein sequence MKCPFCGNADTQVKDSRPSDDGAAIRRRRSCPQCNGRFTTFERVQLRELVILKRNGRRTPFDRDKLERSLGIALRKRPVQPDQVELLVSRIVRQLESLGETEIPSSIVGDFIMKALKSVDEVAYVRYASVYKDFRHTGDFAKFLGDEGFDGSNDEPGKA, from the coding sequence ATGAAGTGCCCCTTCTGCGGAAACGCCGACACCCAGGTCAAGGACAGCCGCCCGTCTGACGACGGCGCGGCCATCCGCCGCCGTCGGTCCTGCCCGCAGTGCAACGGGCGCTTCACCACCTTCGAGCGGGTGCAGCTGCGCGAACTGGTCATCCTGAAACGGAACGGCCGCCGCACCCCCTTCGACCGCGACAAGCTGGAACGTTCGCTGGGCATCGCCCTGCGCAAGCGCCCGGTGCAGCCCGATCAGGTCGAACTGCTGGTCAGCCGCATCGTGCGTCAGCTGGAAAGCCTGGGCGAGACCGAGATCCCGTCCAGCATCGTCGGCGACTTCATCATGAAGGCGCTGAAGTCGGTCGATGAGGTCGCCTACGTCCGCTACGCCTCGGTCTACAAGGACTTCCGCCACACCGGCGACTTCGCCAAATTCCTCGGCGACGAGGGTTTCGACGGGAGCAACGACGAACCCGGCAAGGCCTGA
- a CDS encoding serine hydroxymethyltransferase, which translates to MTAFTHESYFSKSLADADPAIFKGIQGELGRQKEQIELIASENIVSQAVLDAQGSVLTNKYAEGYPGRRYYGGCEFVDVTEDLARERAKELFGAAFANVQPHSGAQANQAVFFTLLQPGDTFLGMDLACGGHLTHGSPANQSGKWFRPVTYKVSEDTHLIDYDHVAEMAQKEKPKLILAGASAYSRHIDFKRFREIADSVGAYLMVDMAHYAGLIAGGVYPDPIPHAHVVTTTTHKTLRGPRGGMILSNDADLGKKINSAVFPGLQGGPLEHVIAAKAVAFGEALKPEFKGYAQQVVKNAQALSGVLIERGLAIVSGGTDSHLMLVDLRPKGVTGKATEHELEKALMTCNKNGVPFDTAPFTVTSGVRLGTPAGTTRGFGEEEFKQIGHWIADVVSSMNGGDEADPAVVAGVAAQVRELTARFPIYG; encoded by the coding sequence GTGACCGCCTTCACGCACGAATCGTACTTCTCAAAGAGCCTCGCCGACGCTGATCCGGCGATCTTCAAGGGCATCCAGGGCGAACTCGGCCGCCAGAAGGAGCAGATCGAGCTGATCGCTTCGGAAAACATCGTCTCCCAGGCGGTGCTGGACGCGCAAGGCTCGGTCCTGACCAACAAGTACGCCGAGGGGTATCCGGGCCGTCGCTACTATGGCGGCTGCGAGTTCGTGGACGTTACCGAGGATCTGGCCCGCGAGCGCGCCAAGGAGCTGTTCGGCGCCGCCTTCGCCAACGTCCAGCCCCACTCGGGCGCCCAGGCCAACCAGGCCGTCTTCTTCACCCTGCTGCAGCCCGGCGACACCTTCCTGGGCATGGACCTGGCCTGTGGCGGTCACCTGACCCACGGTTCGCCCGCCAACCAGTCGGGCAAGTGGTTCCGCCCCGTGACCTACAAGGTGTCGGAAGACACCCACCTGATCGATTATGACCACGTCGCCGAAATGGCCCAGAAGGAGAAGCCCAAACTGATCCTGGCCGGCGCCTCGGCCTACTCGCGTCACATCGACTTCAAGCGCTTCCGCGAGATCGCTGACAGCGTCGGCGCCTATCTGATGGTGGATATGGCCCACTATGCCGGTCTGATCGCTGGCGGCGTCTATCCCGACCCGATCCCGCACGCCCACGTCGTCACCACCACGACGCACAAGACCCTGCGCGGCCCGCGCGGCGGCATGATCCTGTCCAACGACGCGGACCTGGGCAAGAAGATCAACTCGGCCGTCTTCCCCGGCCTGCAAGGCGGGCCGCTGGAGCACGTCATCGCCGCCAAGGCCGTGGCCTTCGGCGAGGCGCTGAAGCCTGAGTTCAAGGGCTATGCCCAACAGGTCGTCAAGAACGCCCAGGCCCTGTCCGGCGTCCTGATCGAGCGCGGCCTGGCCATCGTCTCGGGCGGCACCGACAGCCACCTGATGCTGGTCGACCTGCGTCCCAAGGGCGTGACCGGCAAGGCCACCGAGCATGAGCTCGAGAAGGCCCTGATGACCTGCAACAAGAACGGCGTGCCGTTCGACACCGCGCCCTTCACCGTCACCTCGGGCGTCCGTCTGGGCACCCCGGCGGGCACCACGCGCGGCTTCGGCGAGGAAGAGTTCAAGCAGATCGGCCACTGGATCGCCGACGTCGTCTCGTCGATGAACGGCGGCGACGAAGCCGATCCGGCCGTCGTCGCGGGCGTCGCCGCCCAGGTGCGCGAACTGACCGCCCGCTTCCCGATCTACGGCTGA
- the hemA gene encoding 5-aminolevulinate synthase, producing the protein MFDYKSAFQKSVEQVRSEGRYRVFADLKRVRGQFPQAVHRREDGSEQDVVVWCSNDYLGMGQHPAVLNAMTAEIDAVGAGAGGTRNISGTTRSAVDLEAELASWHQKEAALLFTSGYVANEATLSTLQKILPGLIIFSDALNHASMIEGIRHGGGPRHIFRHNDLEHLEELLAAAPLGAPKLVAFESVYSMDGDIADIAGTIALAKKYGAMTYLDEVHAVGLYGETGAGVAERDGLLDGIDIVECTLGKAIGVMGGYIAADAVIVDAVRSWASGFIFTTSLPPALTAGALASVRHLKAHPELRVAHQERAETLKRRLLEAGIPVLPSVSHIVPVHVGNPVHCKLISDMLLEEHGIYVQPINYPTVPKGTERLRFTPSPNHDDGMIDKLVDAMDKLFSHCNVARRPVAA; encoded by the coding sequence TTGTTCGACTATAAGTCCGCCTTTCAAAAATCGGTCGAGCAGGTCCGCAGCGAGGGTCGCTATCGCGTCTTCGCCGATCTGAAGCGCGTGCGCGGACAGTTTCCGCAGGCGGTGCACCGTCGCGAGGACGGCTCGGAGCAGGACGTCGTGGTCTGGTGCTCCAACGACTATCTGGGCATGGGCCAGCATCCGGCGGTGCTGAACGCCATGACGGCCGAGATCGACGCCGTGGGCGCCGGAGCCGGCGGCACGCGCAACATCTCGGGCACGACCCGCTCGGCGGTCGATCTGGAAGCCGAGCTGGCCAGCTGGCACCAGAAGGAAGCGGCCCTGCTGTTCACCTCGGGCTATGTGGCCAATGAGGCGACGCTGTCGACCCTGCAGAAGATCCTGCCAGGCCTGATCATCTTCTCCGACGCCCTGAATCACGCCTCGATGATCGAGGGCATCCGTCACGGCGGCGGTCCGCGCCACATCTTCCGCCACAATGACCTGGAACACCTCGAGGAACTGCTGGCCGCCGCCCCGCTGGGCGCGCCCAAGCTGGTCGCCTTCGAGAGCGTCTATTCGATGGACGGCGACATCGCCGACATCGCCGGGACCATCGCCCTGGCCAAGAAATACGGCGCCATGACCTATCTGGACGAAGTCCATGCGGTCGGCCTCTACGGCGAAACCGGCGCGGGCGTGGCCGAGCGCGATGGTCTGCTGGACGGCATCGACATCGTCGAATGCACCTTGGGCAAGGCCATCGGCGTCATGGGCGGCTATATCGCCGCCGACGCGGTGATCGTGGATGCAGTGCGCAGCTGGGCCTCGGGCTTCATCTTCACCACCAGCCTGCCGCCCGCCCTGACCGCCGGGGCCCTGGCCTCGGTGCGTCACCTCAAGGCCCACCCGGAACTGCGCGTCGCCCATCAGGAACGCGCCGAGACCCTGAAGCGCCGCCTGCTGGAGGCCGGCATCCCGGTCCTGCCCAGCGTCAGCCACATCGTCCCGGTCCACGTCGGCAATCCGGTCCACTGCAAGCTGATCTCGGACATGCTGCTGGAAGAACACGGCATCTACGTCCAGCCGATCAACTATCCGACCGTGCCCAAGGGCACCGAGCGTCTGCGCTTCACCCCGTCGCCCAACCATGACGACGGCATGATCGACAAGCTGGTCGATGCGATGGACAAGCTGTTTTCCCACTGCAACGTGGCGCGCCGTCCGGTCGCTGCATGA
- the mmsB gene encoding 3-hydroxyisobutyrate dehydrogenase has protein sequence MTRIAFIGLGNMGGGMAANQAKAGHDVAAFDLSPAALERAAEAGCRTVSSVAEAVKDAEVVITMLPAGPHVLSVYAEQIIGAAPSSALLLDCSTIDVETARKVAGLAKEAGYAFADAPVSGGTAAADAGTLAFMVGCDEADFARVEPALDPMSRITIRAGDHGAGQAAKICNNMLLGISMVGTCEAIALAEKLGLDPERFFEIASKSSGQCWSVSSYYPWAGPVPTAPSNRDYEGGFATAMMLKDLKLAQDAAAKAGATTPLGAQAEALYALFNGLGYGGKDFSAMVQMLRGRLDTLAN, from the coding sequence ATGACTCGCATCGCCTTCATCGGTCTCGGCAACATGGGCGGAGGCATGGCCGCCAATCAGGCCAAGGCCGGGCATGACGTCGCCGCCTTCGACCTGTCGCCCGCCGCGCTGGAACGCGCCGCCGAGGCCGGATGCCGCACGGTCAGCTCGGTCGCTGAGGCGGTGAAGGACGCTGAGGTGGTCATCACCATGCTGCCCGCCGGACCGCACGTTCTCAGCGTCTATGCCGAACAGATCATCGGCGCCGCGCCTTCCAGCGCCCTGCTGCTGGACTGCTCGACCATTGACGTAGAGACGGCGCGCAAGGTCGCCGGTCTGGCCAAGGAGGCGGGCTACGCCTTCGCTGACGCCCCTGTGTCGGGCGGCACCGCCGCCGCCGACGCCGGGACCCTGGCCTTTATGGTCGGCTGCGACGAGGCCGACTTCGCCCGCGTCGAACCGGCGCTGGACCCCATGAGCCGCATCACCATCCGCGCCGGCGACCATGGCGCCGGTCAGGCGGCCAAGATCTGCAACAACATGCTGCTGGGCATCTCCATGGTCGGCACCTGCGAGGCCATCGCCCTGGCCGAGAAGCTGGGCCTGGATCCGGAACGCTTCTTCGAGATCGCGTCGAAGTCCTCGGGCCAGTGCTGGAGCGTCAGCAGCTACTATCCCTGGGCCGGCCCGGTCCCGACCGCCCCCTCGAATCGCGATTACGAAGGCGGTTTCGCCACCGCCATGATGCTGAAAGACCTGAAACTGGCCCAGGACGCCGCCGCCAAGGCCGGCGCCACCACCCCGCTCGGCGCCCAGGCCGAGGCTCTTTATGCCCTGTTCAACGGCCTCGGCTACGGCGGCAAGGACTTCTCCGCCATGGTCCAGATGCTGCGCGGACGGCTGGATACGCTGGCGAACTGA
- a CDS encoding methyltransferase, protein MRPFLSFLVIASLAATAPMIVASGAVAQIAPEAYGAALASPIRTAADVARDEARHAAETLAFARVAPGQQIGDMIIGGGYFTRLFSAAVGPEGHVTAWQPAEFIGFQASYGEALAAAAALDNADAISSPIGAPEWPEGLDLIFTAQNYHDLHLKPFATDTAARVNAAAYRALKPGGLYVIVDHAAAAGAGPDAPDSLHRIEVDQVMREVEAAGFELDGSSDLLVRPDDPLTANVFDPSIRGHTSQFMLRFRKPA, encoded by the coding sequence GTGCGTCCCTTCCTCTCCTTTCTGGTCATCGCCTCGCTGGCGGCGACCGCGCCCATGATTGTCGCCTCGGGGGCCGTCGCCCAGATTGCCCCCGAAGCCTATGGGGCCGCGCTGGCCAGCCCGATCCGCACCGCCGCCGACGTGGCCCGCGACGAAGCCCGCCACGCCGCTGAAACCCTGGCCTTCGCCCGGGTGGCGCCGGGTCAGCAGATCGGCGACATGATCATCGGCGGCGGCTACTTCACCCGCTTGTTTTCGGCCGCCGTCGGGCCCGAGGGCCACGTCACCGCCTGGCAACCGGCCGAGTTCATCGGCTTCCAGGCCAGCTATGGCGAGGCGCTCGCCGCCGCCGCGGCGCTCGACAACGCCGACGCCATCAGCTCGCCCATAGGCGCCCCGGAATGGCCCGAAGGTCTGGACCTGATCTTCACCGCCCAGAACTACCACGACCTTCACCTCAAACCTTTTGCGACGGACACGGCGGCGCGGGTCAATGCGGCGGCGTATCGGGCGCTGAAGCCCGGCGGTCTCTATGTCATCGTCGACCATGCTGCGGCGGCGGGGGCGGGGCCGGACGCGCCCGATAGCCTCCACCGTATCGAGGTCGATCAGGTCATGCGCGAGGTCGAGGCGGCGGGGTTTGAGCTGGATGGCTCCAGCGACCTTCTGGTGCGCCCCGACGACCCGCTGACCGCCAATGTCTTCGACCCGTCCATTCGCGGCCACACCAGCCAGTTCATGCTGCGGTTCAGAAAACCCGCCTGA
- a CDS encoding methyltransferase domain-containing protein, producing the protein MKSCLLAAALSALMIAGSPVLAQNAGPAAYQSAVADTLRPADEVARDPLRHPAEILAFAQLQPGQRVADIRPGAGYFTRLFARVVGEGGHVYAFVPNKTAERENPRADALVAAYPNVSRVNGDLDAMAFDAPLDVVFMSQEYHDFHIPRFGVDVTKMNADIFKALKPGGLFVVIDHQAAPGAANTAVETLHRIEGAQLRREVEAAGFVFDGETSAVANPADDHTLNVFDEAIRGKTDQFVYRFRKPG; encoded by the coding sequence ATGAAGTCCTGCCTGCTCGCCGCCGCCCTGTCCGCCCTGATGATCGCCGGTTCGCCGGTCCTGGCCCAAAACGCTGGGCCCGCCGCCTACCAGAGCGCCGTCGCCGACACCCTGCGTCCCGCCGACGAGGTCGCTCGCGATCCGCTGCGGCATCCGGCCGAAATCCTCGCCTTCGCCCAGCTTCAGCCGGGTCAGCGCGTGGCCGACATCCGCCCCGGCGCGGGCTACTTCACCCGCCTGTTTGCGCGCGTCGTGGGTGAGGGCGGTCACGTCTACGCCTTCGTGCCGAACAAGACCGCCGAGCGTGAAAACCCGCGCGCAGACGCCTTGGTCGCCGCCTATCCCAACGTCAGCCGCGTCAACGGCGACCTGGACGCCATGGCCTTCGACGCGCCGCTGGACGTGGTCTTCATGAGCCAGGAGTACCACGACTTCCACATCCCCCGCTTCGGCGTGGACGTGACCAAAATGAACGCGGACATCTTCAAGGCGCTGAAACCCGGCGGCCTGTTCGTGGTCATCGACCACCAGGCCGCGCCCGGCGCCGCCAACACCGCCGTCGAGACCCTGCACCGCATCGAGGGCGCGCAACTGCGCCGCGAGGTCGAGGCCGCTGGCTTCGTCTTCGACGGCGAGACCTCGGCCGTTGCGAACCCCGCCGACGACCACACGTTGAACGTCTTTGACGAAGCCATTCGCGGCAAGACCGACCAGTTCGTCTATCGCTTCCGCAAGCCGGGCTGA
- the gor gene encoding glutathione-disulfide reductase, giving the protein MTTTYDYDLFVIGAGSGGVRAARLTALGGKKVAVAEEYRVGGTCVIRGCVPKKFMVMASEVSHALEIAEGYGWSFDNARFDWPTFLQAKDVEIARLSGIYAANLGKAGVDLVHGRAVMKDAHTVEIVGKNQTFTAEKILIATGGRPWKPEDLPGVEHAITSEEAFHLPELPKRILIAGGGYIAVEFAGIFAGLGVETTLIYRGPNILRGFDDDVRAHLAGEIEKRGIKVILGCQHTSIEKTETGLVNHLGNGMTLETDVVMFATGRVPYVKGLGLENAGVELNDEGAIAVDPFSKTSADNIWAIGDVTDRMNLTPVAIREAVAFHETVYKNNPQHFDYEAVATAVFSQPPVGVVGLTEHEARRACPGEVDVYVTRFRPMKYAFTGSDERVLMKLVVDADSQRVVGVHIVGPESPEMIQLAAIAVKAGLTKAQWDATCAVHPTMAEELVTLKEKQSPASMSAG; this is encoded by the coding sequence ATGACCACGACCTACGACTACGACCTCTTCGTCATCGGCGCCGGTTCGGGCGGGGTGCGCGCGGCGCGCCTGACGGCTCTGGGCGGCAAGAAGGTGGCCGTGGCCGAAGAGTATCGCGTCGGCGGCACCTGCGTCATTCGCGGCTGCGTGCCCAAGAAGTTCATGGTCATGGCCTCGGAAGTCAGCCACGCGCTGGAGATCGCCGAGGGCTACGGCTGGTCCTTCGACAACGCCAGGTTCGACTGGCCGACCTTCCTGCAGGCCAAGGATGTCGAGATCGCCCGCCTGTCGGGCATCTACGCCGCCAACCTGGGCAAGGCGGGCGTCGATCTGGTCCACGGCCGCGCCGTGATGAAGGACGCCCACACCGTCGAGATTGTCGGCAAAAACCAGACCTTCACCGCCGAGAAGATCCTGATCGCCACCGGCGGTCGCCCGTGGAAGCCTGAGGACCTGCCCGGCGTCGAGCACGCCATCACCTCGGAAGAAGCCTTCCACCTGCCGGAACTGCCCAAGCGCATCCTGATCGCGGGCGGCGGCTATATCGCCGTCGAGTTCGCGGGCATCTTCGCCGGTCTGGGCGTCGAGACCACCCTGATCTATCGCGGCCCCAACATCCTGCGCGGTTTCGACGACGACGTGCGCGCCCATCTGGCGGGCGAGATCGAGAAGCGGGGCATCAAGGTCATCCTGGGCTGCCAGCACACCTCGATCGAGAAGACCGAGACCGGGCTGGTCAACCACCTGGGCAACGGCATGACGCTGGAAACCGACGTGGTCATGTTCGCCACCGGCCGCGTCCCCTACGTCAAGGGACTGGGTCTCGAGAACGCGGGCGTCGAGCTGAACGACGAGGGCGCCATCGCCGTCGACCCCTTCTCGAAGACCTCGGCCGACAATATCTGGGCCATCGGCGACGTGACCGACCGGATGAACCTGACGCCGGTCGCCATCCGCGAGGCCGTCGCCTTCCACGAGACGGTCTACAAGAACAACCCGCAGCACTTCGACTACGAAGCCGTCGCCACCGCCGTCTTCAGCCAGCCGCCGGTCGGCGTCGTCGGCCTGACCGAGCATGAGGCGCGCCGCGCCTGTCCGGGCGAGGTCGATGTCTATGTGACCCGCTTCCGCCCGATGAAGTACGCCTTCACCGGCTCGGACGAGCGGGTGCTGATGAAGCTCGTGGTCGACGCCGACAGCCAGCGCGTCGTCGGCGTTCACATCGTCGGCCCGGAAAGCCCGGAGATGATCCAACTGGCCGCCATCGCTGTGAAGGCGGGCCTGACCAAGGCCCAGTGGGACGCCACCTGCGCCGTTCACCCGACCATGGCCGAGGAACTGGTCACGCTGAAAGAGAAGCAGTCCCCGGCGTCGATGTCGGCGGGTTGA